The DNA segment TTCATGGGCCGTCACGCACGGGCCGTCACGCATGGGCCGTCACGCACGGGCCGTCGCGCAGGGGAGTGACCAATGCTGGTCACTCACCGGCCGTCGGGAACGCGAGGAGGGTGAGGACCAGGTAGACGACGCCCAGCAGGTACCAGCGCGAGTTGCCGGTGAGCAGCCAGATCACCCCACCCATGAGCGGGACCGCCTCGCCGGCGGCCCAGCCTACGAGCGACAGGGTGCGCACCTGTTGCACCCGGCGGGCGTTGCGGAGGGCGAGGAACAGCACGAGGCAGGCCGCCATCGACGCCCCCCAGACGGCGCGCGCCCCCCAGAGGAGGGTATTGAGGCCGGCCGGGTCGAAGTCCGGCGTGGAGCTGCGGCGAATGAACCAGACCACTGCGCCGAACATCAGCACGCCGGACAGCATCGCAATGCGGATGATCACCATCGGGTTCATGCTCTGGCTCCTGGGCGGCATTGCGGTTGGCGGGTGAGGGAAGGGGGGCGTACGGGGATGCGGAACGGGCGATTCGGCATCGCTCAGTCGTGGATGGTCGTTCCCGACTCCCGGCGATACACCGCCTTGCCGGCCACCCACGTCGATAACACGTTGGTCTTCAGCACCAGTTCGGCGGGGACCTGCATGATGTCCTGGTCGAGCACGACGAAGTCGGCGTACTTCCCGGGTTCCAGCGACCCCACCTCCCGTTCCATGAAGGCGGCCCACGCGGCCCACATCGTCATCGACTTGAGCGCCTCGTCGCGCGTCATGCGCTGCTCGGGATACCACCCGCCGGCCGGCCAGTTGTTGTCGTCCTGGCGCGAGATGGCGGCGTGGAACGACAGGAGCGGGTTGGTTTTCTCCACCGGGAGGTCGCTCCCGTTGGGAATGATGACGCCGGAATTGAGGAGCGAGCGCCAGGCGTAGGCGCCGAGGAGGCGCTGCGGGCCAAGGCGGTTGCCCGCCCAGTACATGTCGCTCGTCTGGTGCGACGCCTGCATGGACGGGATCACGCCTAACTGCGCGAAGCGCGGAATGTCTTCCGGGTGGATGATCTGCGCGTGCTCGACGCGGAAGCGATGATCGCTTGACGGGGCGTCCTTGAGCGCCGCCTCGAACTCGTCCAGCACCACGCGGTTGGCGCGGTCGCCGATGGCGTGCACGTTGAGCTGGAAGCCGCGCCGCAGCGCCTCCGCGCCCACACGGCGCACCGCGCCCGCCGGGACGAGCGTGAGCCCGCTCGTCCGCGCATCATCGCTGTAGGGTTCGAGCAGCGACGCCCCCCGCGAGCCTAACGCACCGTCGGCCACCATCTTGATCGACTTGATCCACAGGTGGCCATCGTACAGCGCTGACTGCGGCCCGCGCGCGAAGTAGTGCGCCAGGTTGGCCGAGTCGCCGGCGACCATCACGTAGTTGCGAACCGAGAGCTTTCCCTCCTTCGCCAGCTCCTCGAAGACATCGATCGATTCCTTCCCCACCCCCGCATCCTCCACGCTCGTCAGCCCCCAACGGTTCATCTCCTGCGCGGCGGCGATGGCGGCGGCGCGCAACTCGTCGTGCGTCGGGGGCGGGATGACCTTCTCGGCAATCGCCATGGCCGCGTCGACGAGGACGCCGGTGGGGACGCCGTTCGCGGCGCGCTCGATATGCCCGCCAAACGGGTCCTTCGTGGCGGGGGTGAGCGCGGCCGCCTTGATTGCCGCCGCGTTGAGCAGCGCCGCGTGCCCGTCCACGCGTTGCAGGAAGACCGGGTGGTTGGGGACGGCGGCGCTCAACTTCTCATGCGTGGGGAATCGCGTGTCGGGCCAGTCGTTCTGGTCCCAGGCCGCGCCGAGTATCCAGCGCCCGGCGGGCGTGGTTTTGGCGCGTTCGGCGACGCGTGCAATCACCTCGTCATATGAGGTCGACCCGCGCAGGTCGACCGTGGCGAGCGCCTGCCCCAACCCCATCATGTGAACATGGGCGTCGATCATCCCGGGAATGACCGTCTTTCCGCCCAGGTCGACCAATTGCGTTTCGCTCCCCTTCATCGCGGTGATGAGGCGCGACGGCCCGGTGGCCACGATGCGCCCGCCGCGAATCGCCATGGCGTCGACCACGGGGCGGTTCTGGTCCACCGTGTAGATGCGGGCGTTGGTGACGATGAGGTCGGGCGCCTGCGCCGCGGCGGCCGCGAGCGGGAGGACGAAGGCGCTCGCGAGCGTGCGTACGAGCGCGAGCGTGGCGGTGGAGCGATGGCGAGGGATCATGACCGATCGTGGGAGGCGGGAGCGATGGCGCAATCTGTGGGGGCGCGACGCACGCGGGGAGGGTCGCGCCCCCGGTTCGAGTGGCGCGACCCTCCCCATTGTCGCATCGACCAGGCCCGCGACCTACCGCCCTTCGGTGGGCTGCGGCCGCGCCGTGCGGCGCAGCGGGCGCCAGCGGCGCCAGGCCAGCGCGGCCAGTCCCGCCAGGAGTGCGAGGGGGATGACGATCCCTAACGAGGCAATGAAGGCGGCGACGAAGTGCACGAAGTTGCGCCAGGCATCGAGGAACGCCTCGCCGATCACGTTCTCGCCCGGGGTCCCCGGGGAGACGAGGGGAAGGCGCTCGTGCACCGTCACGGTGAGCGTGCTGGTGGCCACGCGCGACTTGAGGTAGTTGAGCCGCCCCTCGAAGCGCTCGATCTCCTCGCGCACCCGCGCCAGTTCACGCTCCACGTTGAGGACGTCCTCGAGCTTCCCGGTGCGCGTGGCGAGCAGCGTTACCAGGCGGTCCTCGAGGCGGCGCGCGTTGGCGGTGCGCGCCGTGAGGTCCACGAACTCCTCCCCCACGTCTTCGGCATTGGAGGTCACGCTTTCGACCTTGCCGATGGGGCGAAGGGTCGCCAGGGCCTCGTCGTAGCGCGCCGCGGGGATCTTGAGCTCGATGGTGGCGCTGCGCACCTCGTTCTCGCCGGCGGAGAGCGACGTGTTGCCGACCCACCCCCCTAACGAGGTGGCGATGCGCTGCACGGCCGCGATGGCGGTCTCCAGCGAGTCCACCTGGACCGAGGCGGTCCCGGTGCGGATGATCATCGACGTATTCGTGCGGCCGGCGCCCTGGGCCGCGGCGCTCCCGCTGGCAAGCGCCGACTGCGCTCCGCCAGGTGCCGCCTCCTTGGCCTGGGCGAAGCCGCTCGGGGCGATGGCAACGGGGGCGGCCGCGATGTCGGCGACCGGCGGCGTGGCGGGGTAGTTCGCGTCGCGCTGTAGAGATGCCTGCGGCCCCGAGTCGGCGCGGCTACCGCAGGCTGCAACGACGGCGACCACGACGAGCGACAGCGGGGCAAGGAAGCGACTGCGGCGGGACATGGTGCGTCTCCGGGTTGCTGGAAGTGAAGAGCGGTTGGTGTTTGGTCGCTCGGAAGAGGAGACGTTCGCGGTCGGGAAAGTTGCACACCGGGGCTGCCCCTCCGCTTTAGCACGCGCACCCTGCCCCGGCGGCGGCTCATCCCTCCCGCCCGGCCGCCCTACCCCGGGCCCATTACCTTTCGCGCACTTCCATCCCAGACGTCATGCACTCCCTGTCGCTCCGCGCCGTTTCCTCGCTGGTCGTACCGATCGTCTCGCTCGCCTTCGCGCTTCCCGCGGCGGCCCAGCGCGGGGGCGCCAAGGCCTCCGATGTCTCGGCGCCGGTGAGCGACCTGCGGTACGAGGTGTCGTTCACGGGAGCAACCGCGGCCGAGCGCGTGCTGAAGGTGACGACGCGGTTTTCGGTGAGTGGGCGCGATCCGGTGCTGCTCTCGCTTCCGGCGTGGACCCCGGGGGCGTACGAGCTGTCGTTCTTTGCCCGCAACGTCCTCAACTTCGCGGCGACGGGTGACGGCAAGGCGCTCACCTGGGACAAGCTCGACTACGACACC comes from the Gemmatimonadaceae bacterium genome and includes:
- a CDS encoding DUF4349 domain-containing protein is translated as MSRRSRFLAPLSLVVVAVVAACGSRADSGPQASLQRDANYPATPPVADIAAAPVAIAPSGFAQAKEAAPGGAQSALASGSAAAQGAGRTNTSMIIRTGTASVQVDSLETAIAAVQRIATSLGGWVGNTSLSAGENEVRSATIELKIPAARYDEALATLRPIGKVESVTSNAEDVGEEFVDLTARTANARRLEDRLVTLLATRTGKLEDVLNVERELARVREEIERFEGRLNYLKSRVATSTLTVTVHERLPLVSPGTPGENVIGEAFLDAWRNFVHFVAAFIASLGIVIPLALLAGLAALAWRRWRPLRRTARPQPTEGR
- a CDS encoding amidohydrolase, which produces MIPRHRSTATLALVRTLASAFVLPLAAAAAQAPDLIVTNARIYTVDQNRPVVDAMAIRGGRIVATGPSRLITAMKGSETQLVDLGGKTVIPGMIDAHVHMMGLGQALATVDLRGSTSYDEVIARVAERAKTTPAGRWILGAAWDQNDWPDTRFPTHEKLSAAVPNHPVFLQRVDGHAALLNAAAIKAAALTPATKDPFGGHIERAANGVPTGVLVDAAMAIAEKVIPPPTHDELRAAAIAAAQEMNRWGLTSVEDAGVGKESIDVFEELAKEGKLSVRNYVMVAGDSANLAHYFARGPQSALYDGHLWIKSIKMVADGALGSRGASLLEPYSDDARTSGLTLVPAGAVRRVGAEALRRGFQLNVHAIGDRANRVVLDEFEAALKDAPSSDHRFRVEHAQIIHPEDIPRFAQLGVIPSMQASHQTSDMYWAGNRLGPQRLLGAYAWRSLLNSGVIIPNGSDLPVEKTNPLLSFHAAISRQDDNNWPAGGWYPEQRMTRDEALKSMTMWAAWAAFMEREVGSLEPGKYADFVVLDQDIMQVPAELVLKTNVLSTWVAGKAVYRRESGTTIHD